Proteins encoded in a region of the Micropterus dolomieu isolate WLL.071019.BEF.003 ecotype Adirondacks linkage group LG07, ASM2129224v1, whole genome shotgun sequence genome:
- the LOC123974055 gene encoding calcium-responsive transcription factor-like isoform X6 codes for METEADRNTAAGPDQSADPESDLTLGSASSLFSPETDEALSPAPSADLRRPPPPDTVTEETTAPPPAADHAPSDPAVDTWVTSQLLVPPTAVWQNQLIIVEQQGQTLPGEHVVRVIVAGQSESREVFVIPSNQLSGSQLAVISSSPAGAVVNIPVTTVTDSSQPPSETPPAISSLDVSSSVKPLLCGAPSWALRLRNAQKLGDSYRGFCCSEAELEAILLLHKQQTGCVFGTRQSPSVDKPATRLMWKSQYVPYDGIPFVNTGSRAIVMECQFGPRRKGQQPNRSCEHAEGTYRATCPARIYIKKVRKFPEFRVPTEPTADRKMVRQEQEKAFQNLKNQNLETGGVIRFYLQLPTERAHLYHTVDPIPPPPPDLPPPPTQPEEEEEEETGEQDGVIPSRLHPQVAEKIRQLVAAGHRQVYSVRKQLRRFVEKDLCKCISPPERHDLRYFPTVNDIKNHIHESQKALGLTTTAEWTEDRSDPVMEAATLTLSPAAQAVDSLSPEAVQLFTSLSSLQPKIFAQLESCSRSLLLLPLPSCRLL; via the exons TCTGCAGATCCTGAATCAGACCTGACGCTTGGCTCCGCCTCCTCCCTCTTTTCACCTGAAACAGATGAGGCcctaagccccgccccctctGCTGACTTGCGCCGCCCACCACCTCCAGACACTGTGACCGAAGAAACaacagctcctcctcctgcagctgaCCACGCCCCCTCCGATCCAGCTGTTGACACCTGGGTCACATCACAGCTGCTGGTTCCGCCCACTGCGGTGTGGCAGAACCAGCTGATCATCGTGGAGCAGCAAGGTCAGACGCTGCCCGGTGAACATGTGGTGAGG GTGATCGTGGCgggccaatcagagagcagagaggTGTTTGTCATCCCGTCCAATCAGCTCTCAGGATCCCAGCTGGCTGTGATCTCCAGTAGCCCAGCAG GTGCTGTTGTTAACATCCCTGTTACCACGGTGACAGACTCCAGCCAACCTCCCAGTGAGACGCCGCCGGCCATCAG cAGCCTGGATGTTTCTTCTAGTGTGAAGCCGCTGCTCTGCGGGGCCCCCAGCTGGGCCCTGAGGCTCCGTAATGCTCag AAGTTGGGAGACTCCTACAGAGGCTTCTGCTGTTCAGAGGCCGAGCTGGAGGCCATCTTGTTGCTCCATAAGCAGCAGACCGGCTGTGTCTTCGGGACCCGTCAGTCTCCGTCTGTGGACAAACCAGCAACCAGACTCATGTGGAAGTCTCAGTACGTCCCCTACGACGGCATCCCGTTCGTCAACACAG GCAGCAGAGCGATCGTGATGGAGTGTCAGTTCGGACCTCGCAGGAAGGGACAGCAGCCGAACAGGAGCTGTGAACACGCAGAGGGAACATACAGAGCCACCTGTCCTgccag GATCTACATAAAGAAAGTTCGTAAGTTTCCAGAGTTCAGAGTTCCCACGGAGCCGACGGCGGACAGGAAGATGGTGAGGCAGGAGCAGGAGAAGGCCTTCCAGAACCTGAAGAACCAGAACCTGGAGACAGGTGGAGTCATCAG gTTCTACCTGCAGCTCCCCACAGAGAGAGCTCACCTGTATCACACTGTGGACCCCatccccccacctccccctgacctcccccctccccccacacagccagaggaggaagaggaagaggagacaggagagcaG gATGGAGTCATCCCGTCCCGCCTCCACCCTCAGGTGGCAGAGAAGATCAGACAGCTGGTGGCTGCAGGTCACCGTCAGGTCTACAGCGTCCGCAAACAGCTCAG gcgGTTTGTGGAGAAGGACTTGTGTAAATGCATCAGTCCTCCAGAGAGACACGACCTGAGATACTTCCCCACTGTCAACGACATCAAGAACCACATCCACGAATCCCAGAAGGCCTTGGGGCTGACCACCACCGctgag TGGACAGAAGACAGAAGTGATCCTGTGATGGAGGCCGCCACCCTGACCCTGAGTCCTGCTGCTCAAG CTGTGGACTCTTTGTCTCCTGAAGCTGTTCAGCTCTTCACTTCTCTCTCGTCTCTGCAGCCGAAGATCTTTGCTCAGCT GGAATCCTGCAGccgctccctcctcctcctccctcttccttcCTGCAGACTCCTGTAG
- the LOC123974055 gene encoding calcium-responsive transcription factor-like isoform X2, which yields METEADRNTAAGPDQSADPESDLTLGSASSLFSPETDEALSPAPSADLRRPPPPDTVTEETTAPPPAADHAPSDPAVDTWVTSQLLVPPTAVWQNQLIIVEQQGQTLPGEHVVRVIVAGQSESREVFVIPSNQLSGSQLAVISSSPAGAVVNIPVTTVTDSSQPPSETPPAISSLDVSSSVKPLLCGAPSWALRLRNAQKLGDSYRGFCCSEAELEAILLLHKQQTGCVFGTRQSPSVDKPATRLMWKSQYVPYDGIPFVNTGSRAIVMECQFGPRRKGQQPNRSCEHAEGTYRATCPARIYIKKVRKFPEFRVPTEPTADRKMVRQEQEKAFQNLKNQNLETGGVIRFYLQLPTERAHLYHTVDPIPPPPPDLPPPPTQPEEEEEEETGEQDGVIPSRLHPQVAEKIRQLVAAGHRQVYSVRKQLRRFVEKDLCKCISPPERHDLRYFPTVNDIKNHIHESQKALGLTTTAEWTEDRSDPVMEAATLTLSPAAQAVDSLSPEAVQLFTSLSSLQPKIFAQLQGILQPLPPPPPSSFLQTPVGESAGAWGPEEVLDEGRQPGKGTQQVVLPNGENVQLQIINSAAQSEDAPVDVNVLQVEVKEEEMKELEDSSGSC from the exons TCTGCAGATCCTGAATCAGACCTGACGCTTGGCTCCGCCTCCTCCCTCTTTTCACCTGAAACAGATGAGGCcctaagccccgccccctctGCTGACTTGCGCCGCCCACCACCTCCAGACACTGTGACCGAAGAAACaacagctcctcctcctgcagctgaCCACGCCCCCTCCGATCCAGCTGTTGACACCTGGGTCACATCACAGCTGCTGGTTCCGCCCACTGCGGTGTGGCAGAACCAGCTGATCATCGTGGAGCAGCAAGGTCAGACGCTGCCCGGTGAACATGTGGTGAGG GTGATCGTGGCgggccaatcagagagcagagaggTGTTTGTCATCCCGTCCAATCAGCTCTCAGGATCCCAGCTGGCTGTGATCTCCAGTAGCCCAGCAG GTGCTGTTGTTAACATCCCTGTTACCACGGTGACAGACTCCAGCCAACCTCCCAGTGAGACGCCGCCGGCCATCAG cAGCCTGGATGTTTCTTCTAGTGTGAAGCCGCTGCTCTGCGGGGCCCCCAGCTGGGCCCTGAGGCTCCGTAATGCTCag AAGTTGGGAGACTCCTACAGAGGCTTCTGCTGTTCAGAGGCCGAGCTGGAGGCCATCTTGTTGCTCCATAAGCAGCAGACCGGCTGTGTCTTCGGGACCCGTCAGTCTCCGTCTGTGGACAAACCAGCAACCAGACTCATGTGGAAGTCTCAGTACGTCCCCTACGACGGCATCCCGTTCGTCAACACAG GCAGCAGAGCGATCGTGATGGAGTGTCAGTTCGGACCTCGCAGGAAGGGACAGCAGCCGAACAGGAGCTGTGAACACGCAGAGGGAACATACAGAGCCACCTGTCCTgccag GATCTACATAAAGAAAGTTCGTAAGTTTCCAGAGTTCAGAGTTCCCACGGAGCCGACGGCGGACAGGAAGATGGTGAGGCAGGAGCAGGAGAAGGCCTTCCAGAACCTGAAGAACCAGAACCTGGAGACAGGTGGAGTCATCAG gTTCTACCTGCAGCTCCCCACAGAGAGAGCTCACCTGTATCACACTGTGGACCCCatccccccacctccccctgacctcccccctccccccacacagccagaggaggaagaggaagaggagacaggagagcaG gATGGAGTCATCCCGTCCCGCCTCCACCCTCAGGTGGCAGAGAAGATCAGACAGCTGGTGGCTGCAGGTCACCGTCAGGTCTACAGCGTCCGCAAACAGCTCAG gcgGTTTGTGGAGAAGGACTTGTGTAAATGCATCAGTCCTCCAGAGAGACACGACCTGAGATACTTCCCCACTGTCAACGACATCAAGAACCACATCCACGAATCCCAGAAGGCCTTGGGGCTGACCACCACCGctgag TGGACAGAAGACAGAAGTGATCCTGTGATGGAGGCCGCCACCCTGACCCTGAGTCCTGCTGCTCAAG CTGTGGACTCTTTGTCTCCTGAAGCTGTTCAGCTCTTCACTTCTCTCTCGTCTCTGCAGCCGAAGATCTTTGCTCAGCTGCAG GGAATCCTGCAGccgctccctcctcctcctccctcttccttcCTGCAGACTCCTGTAGGGGAGTCAGCGGGGGCGTGGGGCCCAGAGGAGGTGCTCGATGAGGGGCGGCAGCCTGGTAAAGGAACCCAGCAGGTGGTTCTACCGAACGGAGAGAACGTCCAGCTGCAGATCATCAACTCTGCTGCCCAAAGTGAGGACG CTCCGGTTGATGTTAACGTGCTGCAGGTGGAggtgaaagaggaagagatgaaGGAGTTGGAGGACTCGTCTGGCTCATGTTGA
- the LOC123974055 gene encoding calcium-responsive transcription factor-like isoform X5, whose translation METEADRNTAAGPDQSADPESDLTLGSASSLFSPETDEALSPAPSADLRRPPPPDTVTEETTAPPPAADHAPSDPAVDTWVTSQLLVPPTAVWQNQLIIVEQQGQTLPGEHVVRVIVAGQSESREVFVIPSNQLSGSQLAVISSSPAGAVVNIPVTTVTDSSQPPSETPPAISSLDVSSSVKPLLCGAPSWALRLRNAQKLGDSYRGFCCSEAELEAILLLHKQQTGCVFGTRQSPSVDKPATRLMWKSQYVPYDGIPFVNTGSRAIVMECQFGPRRKGQQPNRSCEHAEGTYRATCPARIYIKKVRKFPEFRVPTEPTADRKMVRQEQEKAFQNLKNQNLETGGVIRFYLQLPTERAHLYHTVDPIPPPPPDLPPPPTQPEEEEEEETGEQDGVIPSRLHPQVAEKIRQLVAAGHRQVYSVRKQLRRFVEKDLCKCISPPERHDLRYFPTVNDIKNHIHESQKALGLTTTAEWTEDRSDPVMEAATLTLSPAAQAVDSLSPEAVQLFTSLSSLQPKIFAQLQGILQPLPPPPPSSFLQTPVGESAGAWGPEEVLDEGRQPGKGTQQVVLPNGENVQLQIINSAAQTPVDVNVLQVEVKEEEMKELEDSSGSC comes from the exons TCTGCAGATCCTGAATCAGACCTGACGCTTGGCTCCGCCTCCTCCCTCTTTTCACCTGAAACAGATGAGGCcctaagccccgccccctctGCTGACTTGCGCCGCCCACCACCTCCAGACACTGTGACCGAAGAAACaacagctcctcctcctgcagctgaCCACGCCCCCTCCGATCCAGCTGTTGACACCTGGGTCACATCACAGCTGCTGGTTCCGCCCACTGCGGTGTGGCAGAACCAGCTGATCATCGTGGAGCAGCAAGGTCAGACGCTGCCCGGTGAACATGTGGTGAGG GTGATCGTGGCgggccaatcagagagcagagaggTGTTTGTCATCCCGTCCAATCAGCTCTCAGGATCCCAGCTGGCTGTGATCTCCAGTAGCCCAGCAG GTGCTGTTGTTAACATCCCTGTTACCACGGTGACAGACTCCAGCCAACCTCCCAGTGAGACGCCGCCGGCCATCAG cAGCCTGGATGTTTCTTCTAGTGTGAAGCCGCTGCTCTGCGGGGCCCCCAGCTGGGCCCTGAGGCTCCGTAATGCTCag AAGTTGGGAGACTCCTACAGAGGCTTCTGCTGTTCAGAGGCCGAGCTGGAGGCCATCTTGTTGCTCCATAAGCAGCAGACCGGCTGTGTCTTCGGGACCCGTCAGTCTCCGTCTGTGGACAAACCAGCAACCAGACTCATGTGGAAGTCTCAGTACGTCCCCTACGACGGCATCCCGTTCGTCAACACAG GCAGCAGAGCGATCGTGATGGAGTGTCAGTTCGGACCTCGCAGGAAGGGACAGCAGCCGAACAGGAGCTGTGAACACGCAGAGGGAACATACAGAGCCACCTGTCCTgccag GATCTACATAAAGAAAGTTCGTAAGTTTCCAGAGTTCAGAGTTCCCACGGAGCCGACGGCGGACAGGAAGATGGTGAGGCAGGAGCAGGAGAAGGCCTTCCAGAACCTGAAGAACCAGAACCTGGAGACAGGTGGAGTCATCAG gTTCTACCTGCAGCTCCCCACAGAGAGAGCTCACCTGTATCACACTGTGGACCCCatccccccacctccccctgacctcccccctccccccacacagccagaggaggaagaggaagaggagacaggagagcaG gATGGAGTCATCCCGTCCCGCCTCCACCCTCAGGTGGCAGAGAAGATCAGACAGCTGGTGGCTGCAGGTCACCGTCAGGTCTACAGCGTCCGCAAACAGCTCAG gcgGTTTGTGGAGAAGGACTTGTGTAAATGCATCAGTCCTCCAGAGAGACACGACCTGAGATACTTCCCCACTGTCAACGACATCAAGAACCACATCCACGAATCCCAGAAGGCCTTGGGGCTGACCACCACCGctgag TGGACAGAAGACAGAAGTGATCCTGTGATGGAGGCCGCCACCCTGACCCTGAGTCCTGCTGCTCAAG CTGTGGACTCTTTGTCTCCTGAAGCTGTTCAGCTCTTCACTTCTCTCTCGTCTCTGCAGCCGAAGATCTTTGCTCAGCTGCAG GGAATCCTGCAGccgctccctcctcctcctccctcttccttcCTGCAGACTCCTGTAGGGGAGTCAGCGGGGGCGTGGGGCCCAGAGGAGGTGCTCGATGAGGGGCGGCAGCCTGGTAAAGGAACCCAGCAGGTGGTTCTACCGAACGGAGAGAACGTCCAGCTGCAGATCATCAACTCTGCTGCCCAAA CTCCGGTTGATGTTAACGTGCTGCAGGTGGAggtgaaagaggaagagatgaaGGAGTTGGAGGACTCGTCTGGCTCATGTTGA
- the LOC123974055 gene encoding calcium-responsive transcription factor-like isoform X3 produces METEADRNTAAGPDQSADPESDLTLGSASSLFSPETDEALSPAPSADLRRPPPPDTVTEETTAPPPAADHAPSDPAVDTWVTSQLLVPPTAVWQNQLIIVEQQGQTLPGEHVVRVIVAGQSESREVFVIPSNQLSGSQLAVISSSPAGAVVNIPVTTVTDSSQPPSETPPAISLDVSSSVKPLLCGAPSWALRLRNAQKLGDSYRGFCCSEAELEAILLLHKQQTGCVFGTRQSPSVDKPATRLMWKSQYVPYDGIPFVNTGSRAIVMECQFGPRRKGQQPNRSCEHAEGTYRATCPARIYIKKVRKFPEFRVPTEPTADRKMVRQEQEKAFQNLKNQNLETGGVIRFYLQLPTERAHLYHTVDPIPPPPPDLPPPPTQPEEEEEEETGEQDGVIPSRLHPQVAEKIRQLVAAGHRQVYSVRKQLRRFVEKDLCKCISPPERHDLRYFPTVNDIKNHIHESQKALGLTTTAEWTEDRSDPVMEAATLTLSPAAQAVDSLSPEAVQLFTSLSSLQPKIFAQLQGILQPLPPPPPSSFLQTPVGESAGAWGPEEVLDEGRQPGKGTQQVVLPNGENVQLQIINSAAQSEDAPVDVNVLQVEVKEEEMKELEDSSGSC; encoded by the exons TCTGCAGATCCTGAATCAGACCTGACGCTTGGCTCCGCCTCCTCCCTCTTTTCACCTGAAACAGATGAGGCcctaagccccgccccctctGCTGACTTGCGCCGCCCACCACCTCCAGACACTGTGACCGAAGAAACaacagctcctcctcctgcagctgaCCACGCCCCCTCCGATCCAGCTGTTGACACCTGGGTCACATCACAGCTGCTGGTTCCGCCCACTGCGGTGTGGCAGAACCAGCTGATCATCGTGGAGCAGCAAGGTCAGACGCTGCCCGGTGAACATGTGGTGAGG GTGATCGTGGCgggccaatcagagagcagagaggTGTTTGTCATCCCGTCCAATCAGCTCTCAGGATCCCAGCTGGCTGTGATCTCCAGTAGCCCAGCAG GTGCTGTTGTTAACATCCCTGTTACCACGGTGACAGACTCCAGCCAACCTCCCAGTGAGACGCCGCCGGCCATCAG CCTGGATGTTTCTTCTAGTGTGAAGCCGCTGCTCTGCGGGGCCCCCAGCTGGGCCCTGAGGCTCCGTAATGCTCag AAGTTGGGAGACTCCTACAGAGGCTTCTGCTGTTCAGAGGCCGAGCTGGAGGCCATCTTGTTGCTCCATAAGCAGCAGACCGGCTGTGTCTTCGGGACCCGTCAGTCTCCGTCTGTGGACAAACCAGCAACCAGACTCATGTGGAAGTCTCAGTACGTCCCCTACGACGGCATCCCGTTCGTCAACACAG GCAGCAGAGCGATCGTGATGGAGTGTCAGTTCGGACCTCGCAGGAAGGGACAGCAGCCGAACAGGAGCTGTGAACACGCAGAGGGAACATACAGAGCCACCTGTCCTgccag GATCTACATAAAGAAAGTTCGTAAGTTTCCAGAGTTCAGAGTTCCCACGGAGCCGACGGCGGACAGGAAGATGGTGAGGCAGGAGCAGGAGAAGGCCTTCCAGAACCTGAAGAACCAGAACCTGGAGACAGGTGGAGTCATCAG gTTCTACCTGCAGCTCCCCACAGAGAGAGCTCACCTGTATCACACTGTGGACCCCatccccccacctccccctgacctcccccctccccccacacagccagaggaggaagaggaagaggagacaggagagcaG gATGGAGTCATCCCGTCCCGCCTCCACCCTCAGGTGGCAGAGAAGATCAGACAGCTGGTGGCTGCAGGTCACCGTCAGGTCTACAGCGTCCGCAAACAGCTCAG gcgGTTTGTGGAGAAGGACTTGTGTAAATGCATCAGTCCTCCAGAGAGACACGACCTGAGATACTTCCCCACTGTCAACGACATCAAGAACCACATCCACGAATCCCAGAAGGCCTTGGGGCTGACCACCACCGctgag TGGACAGAAGACAGAAGTGATCCTGTGATGGAGGCCGCCACCCTGACCCTGAGTCCTGCTGCTCAAG CTGTGGACTCTTTGTCTCCTGAAGCTGTTCAGCTCTTCACTTCTCTCTCGTCTCTGCAGCCGAAGATCTTTGCTCAGCTGCAG GGAATCCTGCAGccgctccctcctcctcctccctcttccttcCTGCAGACTCCTGTAGGGGAGTCAGCGGGGGCGTGGGGCCCAGAGGAGGTGCTCGATGAGGGGCGGCAGCCTGGTAAAGGAACCCAGCAGGTGGTTCTACCGAACGGAGAGAACGTCCAGCTGCAGATCATCAACTCTGCTGCCCAAAGTGAGGACG CTCCGGTTGATGTTAACGTGCTGCAGGTGGAggtgaaagaggaagagatgaaGGAGTTGGAGGACTCGTCTGGCTCATGTTGA
- the LOC123974055 gene encoding calcium-responsive transcription factor-like isoform X4 — translation METEADRNTAAGPDQSADPESDLTLGSASSLFSPETDEALSPAPSADLRRPPPPDTVTEETTAPPPAADHAPSDPAVDTWVTSQLLVPPTAVWQNQLIIVEQQGQTLPGEHVVIVAGQSESREVFVIPSNQLSGSQLAVISSSPAGAVVNIPVTTVTDSSQPPSETPPAISSLDVSSSVKPLLCGAPSWALRLRNAQKLGDSYRGFCCSEAELEAILLLHKQQTGCVFGTRQSPSVDKPATRLMWKSQYVPYDGIPFVNTGSRAIVMECQFGPRRKGQQPNRSCEHAEGTYRATCPARIYIKKVRKFPEFRVPTEPTADRKMVRQEQEKAFQNLKNQNLETGGVIRFYLQLPTERAHLYHTVDPIPPPPPDLPPPPTQPEEEEEEETGEQDGVIPSRLHPQVAEKIRQLVAAGHRQVYSVRKQLRRFVEKDLCKCISPPERHDLRYFPTVNDIKNHIHESQKALGLTTTAEWTEDRSDPVMEAATLTLSPAAQAVDSLSPEAVQLFTSLSSLQPKIFAQLQGILQPLPPPPPSSFLQTPVGESAGAWGPEEVLDEGRQPGKGTQQVVLPNGENVQLQIINSAAQSEDAPVDVNVLQVEVKEEEMKELEDSSGSC, via the exons TCTGCAGATCCTGAATCAGACCTGACGCTTGGCTCCGCCTCCTCCCTCTTTTCACCTGAAACAGATGAGGCcctaagccccgccccctctGCTGACTTGCGCCGCCCACCACCTCCAGACACTGTGACCGAAGAAACaacagctcctcctcctgcagctgaCCACGCCCCCTCCGATCCAGCTGTTGACACCTGGGTCACATCACAGCTGCTGGTTCCGCCCACTGCGGTGTGGCAGAACCAGCTGATCATCGTGGAGCAGCAAGGTCAGACGCTGCCCGGTGAACATGTG GTGATCGTGGCgggccaatcagagagcagagaggTGTTTGTCATCCCGTCCAATCAGCTCTCAGGATCCCAGCTGGCTGTGATCTCCAGTAGCCCAGCAG GTGCTGTTGTTAACATCCCTGTTACCACGGTGACAGACTCCAGCCAACCTCCCAGTGAGACGCCGCCGGCCATCAG cAGCCTGGATGTTTCTTCTAGTGTGAAGCCGCTGCTCTGCGGGGCCCCCAGCTGGGCCCTGAGGCTCCGTAATGCTCag AAGTTGGGAGACTCCTACAGAGGCTTCTGCTGTTCAGAGGCCGAGCTGGAGGCCATCTTGTTGCTCCATAAGCAGCAGACCGGCTGTGTCTTCGGGACCCGTCAGTCTCCGTCTGTGGACAAACCAGCAACCAGACTCATGTGGAAGTCTCAGTACGTCCCCTACGACGGCATCCCGTTCGTCAACACAG GCAGCAGAGCGATCGTGATGGAGTGTCAGTTCGGACCTCGCAGGAAGGGACAGCAGCCGAACAGGAGCTGTGAACACGCAGAGGGAACATACAGAGCCACCTGTCCTgccag GATCTACATAAAGAAAGTTCGTAAGTTTCCAGAGTTCAGAGTTCCCACGGAGCCGACGGCGGACAGGAAGATGGTGAGGCAGGAGCAGGAGAAGGCCTTCCAGAACCTGAAGAACCAGAACCTGGAGACAGGTGGAGTCATCAG gTTCTACCTGCAGCTCCCCACAGAGAGAGCTCACCTGTATCACACTGTGGACCCCatccccccacctccccctgacctcccccctccccccacacagccagaggaggaagaggaagaggagacaggagagcaG gATGGAGTCATCCCGTCCCGCCTCCACCCTCAGGTGGCAGAGAAGATCAGACAGCTGGTGGCTGCAGGTCACCGTCAGGTCTACAGCGTCCGCAAACAGCTCAG gcgGTTTGTGGAGAAGGACTTGTGTAAATGCATCAGTCCTCCAGAGAGACACGACCTGAGATACTTCCCCACTGTCAACGACATCAAGAACCACATCCACGAATCCCAGAAGGCCTTGGGGCTGACCACCACCGctgag TGGACAGAAGACAGAAGTGATCCTGTGATGGAGGCCGCCACCCTGACCCTGAGTCCTGCTGCTCAAG CTGTGGACTCTTTGTCTCCTGAAGCTGTTCAGCTCTTCACTTCTCTCTCGTCTCTGCAGCCGAAGATCTTTGCTCAGCTGCAG GGAATCCTGCAGccgctccctcctcctcctccctcttccttcCTGCAGACTCCTGTAGGGGAGTCAGCGGGGGCGTGGGGCCCAGAGGAGGTGCTCGATGAGGGGCGGCAGCCTGGTAAAGGAACCCAGCAGGTGGTTCTACCGAACGGAGAGAACGTCCAGCTGCAGATCATCAACTCTGCTGCCCAAAGTGAGGACG CTCCGGTTGATGTTAACGTGCTGCAGGTGGAggtgaaagaggaagagatgaaGGAGTTGGAGGACTCGTCTGGCTCATGTTGA
- the LOC123974055 gene encoding calcium-responsive transcription factor-like isoform X7 translates to METEADRNTAAGPDQSADPESDLTLGSASSLFSPETDEALSPAPSADLRRPPPPDTVTEETTAPPPAADHAPSDPAVDTWVTSQLLVPPTAVWQNQLIIVEQQGQTLPGEHVVRVIVAGQSESREVFVIPSNQLSGSQLAVISSSPAGAVVNIPVTTVTDSSQPPSETPPAISSLDVSSSVKPLLCGAPSWALRLRNAQKLGDSYRGFCCSEAELEAILLLHKQQTGCVFGTRQSPSVDKPATRLMWKSQYVPYDGIPFVNTGSRAIVMECQFGPRRKGQQPNRSCEHAEGTYRATCPARIYIKKVRKFPEFRVPTEPTADRKMVRQEQEKAFQNLKNQNLETGGVIRFYLQLPTERAHLYHTVDPIPPPPPDLPPPPTQPEEEEEEETGEQDGVIPSRLHPQVAEKIRQLVAAGHRQVYSVRKQLRRFVEKDLCKCISPPERHDLRYFPTVNDIKNHIHESQKALGLTTTAELMEEGRGGAAAEGGRRKQKQ, encoded by the exons TCTGCAGATCCTGAATCAGACCTGACGCTTGGCTCCGCCTCCTCCCTCTTTTCACCTGAAACAGATGAGGCcctaagccccgccccctctGCTGACTTGCGCCGCCCACCACCTCCAGACACTGTGACCGAAGAAACaacagctcctcctcctgcagctgaCCACGCCCCCTCCGATCCAGCTGTTGACACCTGGGTCACATCACAGCTGCTGGTTCCGCCCACTGCGGTGTGGCAGAACCAGCTGATCATCGTGGAGCAGCAAGGTCAGACGCTGCCCGGTGAACATGTGGTGAGG GTGATCGTGGCgggccaatcagagagcagagaggTGTTTGTCATCCCGTCCAATCAGCTCTCAGGATCCCAGCTGGCTGTGATCTCCAGTAGCCCAGCAG GTGCTGTTGTTAACATCCCTGTTACCACGGTGACAGACTCCAGCCAACCTCCCAGTGAGACGCCGCCGGCCATCAG cAGCCTGGATGTTTCTTCTAGTGTGAAGCCGCTGCTCTGCGGGGCCCCCAGCTGGGCCCTGAGGCTCCGTAATGCTCag AAGTTGGGAGACTCCTACAGAGGCTTCTGCTGTTCAGAGGCCGAGCTGGAGGCCATCTTGTTGCTCCATAAGCAGCAGACCGGCTGTGTCTTCGGGACCCGTCAGTCTCCGTCTGTGGACAAACCAGCAACCAGACTCATGTGGAAGTCTCAGTACGTCCCCTACGACGGCATCCCGTTCGTCAACACAG GCAGCAGAGCGATCGTGATGGAGTGTCAGTTCGGACCTCGCAGGAAGGGACAGCAGCCGAACAGGAGCTGTGAACACGCAGAGGGAACATACAGAGCCACCTGTCCTgccag GATCTACATAAAGAAAGTTCGTAAGTTTCCAGAGTTCAGAGTTCCCACGGAGCCGACGGCGGACAGGAAGATGGTGAGGCAGGAGCAGGAGAAGGCCTTCCAGAACCTGAAGAACCAGAACCTGGAGACAGGTGGAGTCATCAG gTTCTACCTGCAGCTCCCCACAGAGAGAGCTCACCTGTATCACACTGTGGACCCCatccccccacctccccctgacctcccccctccccccacacagccagaggaggaagaggaagaggagacaggagagcaG gATGGAGTCATCCCGTCCCGCCTCCACCCTCAGGTGGCAGAGAAGATCAGACAGCTGGTGGCTGCAGGTCACCGTCAGGTCTACAGCGTCCGCAAACAGCTCAG gcgGTTTGTGGAGAAGGACTTGTGTAAATGCATCAGTCCTCCAGAGAGACACGACCTGAGATACTTCCCCACTGTCAACGACATCAAGAACCACATCCACGAATCCCAGAAGGCCTTGGGGCTGACCACCACCGctgag ttgatggaagaaggaagaggaggagctgcagcagaaggAGGACGAAGGaagcagaaacagtga